ttgtaagtgcaaacctacttggcgattaaactttattctgattctgattctgattaccGTGTGGACGGGGTCAGTGTAGACCACGGGTGTCCGAACTTTTCGCCACATGGACCAAAATTGTGGAGTCAAAAGTATTCAAGGGCcaaaagtgaataaaaataaacaagataaaccccCAAAAATTGTGTTGTGAATTTCTTTTCCTGCTCTACAAATTTTGattatttcaattaaacaaagtagtCAGTCTTCTGTAAGAAAGGGATGTGGTAATAATTGTAGATcaggaaattaaaaatgtgtgtattaaAGTTAAACATATGAAGTTAAATGATTaggaaaatgtatctttttatttttttattttttttgctctagCAGAATAAGAACAGGATCGGGGTCGTATTTCTGAACACATTTGCTGAATTTAGCCAATTTTGATAAattaattcaaagcagattttaatgcatcaAAATCTGCATTTGAGAAAACGTCCTGGGATATTTGTggtactatgaaattaaagagaatgtagaAGTTGTAGTTATAAAAGACAAAATACCTTGTGTTGTACCAAACATTTCCGAGTTAACAACTTTTatcttttctgtaataattttgccctaattaaaaataaataaataaataaatttccacCTACAccagccacctgtgctggtggggTAAATccttcttgaaatgcagttggggggggCACACCAGGCATGtccacactttggacatgcctggtgTAGgcacaccttttctgaaaggccccagaagTGCAGCTCCACTAAGCTAGAGGCGTCCcgccatgaagaccaaggacctctccaaacaagtcagggacaaagagGTTGAGAAGAACAAGTCAGGGTGAGGTTTACAAACACTCCACATTTTTGATGTTCGTTCTGAGCAAAACCACATGGCGCCACTACAAACCTGCCAAGATGCGAAACTTAGACATATTCTGACTGTCAGACAATTtgcaaggaaaaaaaacgtattattgttttaaaaaacttattattgttttaaacgcCTGAATCATAGTCTTCCTGTGGGAGTTTAAGGCCTTCAGATGAATTTTGTGCTTTCATATGTCACAGTTTCGGGCCTCTAGGGCCGTGGTTTTCAGCTCAGGACccactgccctgcatgttttggGAGTTTCCCTGCCTCCATGCACCAGACTTAAATATACCAGTGATGAAGAGGCCTCTGCTACTCTTCGTGGCTGCTCAGGAAGtgatgcaatcatttgattcaggtgtgctggagcagagacatttaaaacaagTCATACGGTGGGTCCTGAGGGTTCAGGGTTAAACCACAACTCTAGGGGCTCTCCTCATGAagaaagctatttttttctctcctttcaggTCAGTTTTATGGCCCCAGCTGAGATGTGTTGCAGCTCCTCATCCATGGGGAGTGCCATCTCCCCCCTTATTCCCCGGGCCTTGATCTGCAGTGGTCTTGTGGTTAAACACTGTAGACCGGAGCTGCTCGGTGCTCCAGTGtctgtgagtgagtgagtggaTGGGAACATCTGAGCAGACGGCCGTATTTGGTTCACAGTTGAAGCCATTCCTGTTCCAGGCTAGACGGGCAGCTCTGTCATTCTACCTTTTTGGTTTCTTGTAGCAAGagctgtattttatttcatatttagaaGGGGGAGTGTTGTTTGTTCTTTTGGCCTTGGAGACCCTGAAGTGTCACTGCGGTTGTcatttttgtcctgtttctgGTTGGTTCGCccaaattgtgaaataaatacTCGCTTTCTACTGAGTGACATGAACTATTTCCTTTTCTCATTAATTTACCTGGTGTTACACCTCACGAGCCAATTATCACCCTGGCtgcttaagataagataagataagataagctaagctttattgatctcacattggagaaattcacttgtgtGAAAAGGTGCACAAGGCATAAACagtgggtatatatatatatatatatatatatatatatatatatatatatatatatatatatatatatatacacaacgtatcaagaaaaaataaaataaaaatacaaagaaaataaagcgGAGATTTGGGGTGACTGTGTACATTCAGGGTGgcttttatacaaatgttttgaCATTGTACattaagtggtaccaggtaaggcacagtgaggtagtgagaggTTGTAACATCTTCACAAACAGAAATATTGAGTAGATGAGGGACGGGGAGTCTCCTAGGGCCCCGTgcgtctccctctccctctccacTCACCACTCCGATAACTTGGCTCTCTGTGACTGTGCCAAATACCACACGTCCATGATGACGCCCACAAAGCCAGAAAGACAGAAGACTGATGTCTCCATATCCATCAGTGTTGGCCGGGTCAGCAGCCTACGTCAGGGACAACccccacacccccacccccGGCCCCGGTCCCAGCCCACAGCGGCGCACTCGGATATTAGAGGCTGACTTGTGGGTCGCTGGAAAGAAGGGAGCTTCGGACTACTTCAGAAACTTTTCCTGCCGACTCCCCGCCGCCACGCCAGAGGAAATGCGCTCCCAGATCCACCGCAGGCCGATGCCGATATCCGACGCCAGCTTTTGGTTGACTCTGGCAATGACGCCGAACTTTACGCACGGATCTGTGCCCACCAACGAGTCTCTGCGCCAGCGTTCAGACAACTCAACCGAGATGGCTTTGCCGGTGTTCATGTTCGCCGGCGGCGCCATCGGGAACCTGATCGCCATACTTGTCCTTTCCGTGTCCCGGCAGGAGAAGAAATCCTCCGCGTTCTTCTCGCTGGTGCGCGGTCTGGCGGTGACGGACCTCCTGGGCACCTGCTTGGCCAGCCCCTTCACCATAGCCAACTACCTGGACCAGCATGTGCTGCGCAGCCGCCACTTCTGCGAGTTTGActccttcctgctgctgtttttcgGCCTGACCGGACTGAGCATCATCTGCGCCATGGCGGCGGAGCGGTACCTGGCCATCTGCTGCCCCTACAGGTACCAGCGCTGGGGAGTGGACCGAGGCTTTGCGCAgaagctcctcttcctcatttACATCAGTCACATTTTATTCTGCTGCCTCCCCATGATGGGCATATCCAGGAGCGAGCTGCAGCCGCCCGGAACCTGGTGCTTCATCGACTGGAAGACCCCCGAGCCGGTGGCCGCCGCCTATTCCGTGCTGTACGGCGCCGTGAGCCTGCTGCTGATCCTCGGCACCATCGTGCTGAACCTGACGGTGTGCGGAGCGCTGCTGCTGATGCGCCGCAGGACCGTGCAGCGGCCCGTGGCCAGAGCCAGCGTCCGGCAGAGGTGGAAGGCGCTGTCCTCGGCCGCGGAGACGCAGATGATGGCGGTGCTGGTGATGACCTCCGTGGTGGTTCTGGCCTGCTCGGCTCCCTTAGTGGTGAGTTACTGTTGAAGCAGTGCGCGGCTGGCACTGGATGTGACCGTTTAAAGTCATGTTtcaaataggaaaataaaagtcaaatggagtttttcttatttttgaaaaaaattctgctcaaaaaataaaaaatctgaaaagtgtggcggaCACCGGCGCAGTTTCCTGCACTCACAGTTCCAGGTCTTTCGCGGTTTTCTGTGGTTACTTttgtcagattggatggagagcatctgtaaacAATGGTTTTCTAATCTCCCCACAGactctcagttggatttagacCTAGTGACGGACTGGGATTAAAaaacggccctggcattttcacCAATCAGCGGCCCACATGGGGACGCGCACGCAAGCGCCTGCAGATATAACACAGATATAACTTCACATGCACgatataaccccccccccccccccctctccaggtgcttttatcagcggccagccttcaaaacgtgaatcactgcgtttaatgtccttccactcgtaccaaaatgtcccaattaaagtcaataggacaGTCAGTAACtgtatttcatgctctttggtttttaacgacacagaaccagcggtgcttcggtgggcgtggtgcgttgcgcttgaattcaggtgcgcaaaattacgttacatgtaatttaggtgcacacagggtcattttaaggaacttgtaacatcgggggcTGCAGCTCAGACCAATTATTTCTTATCTCCTCCCTAAAGGAACCCTTtagagtctttatttatgcattttccctcTGTTTATTCCTCGTGCGCAGCGCACcggggtaaaatccagcagctggatcatgcgtaaagacgcagcgtgaaccctgcgtgaatcaggaagttaatttcggacactgcacGGAAATAACACGCAAGTTTGTAGCCCCATTGGTGTTGAACTctaactttaatatgcataaaaactgaaccaaGAGGCATTTGGCTTATTAGTGGGCCGAGAGATAATGTAGGCCTACAATGAACAGGGTGAAAGGGGCCGCGCACACCCAACGATCGGGATCCAGTCCGTCACTGCTTagacctggactttgactaggccatgccAGTGCATGTGCATCCTTTGACCTGTACGCCACCCAAAGTCTCCACATTATGAAACAGCCAGCCCAATGTTTCACCGTAGCGATGATGTTTTTGGAGAAAGGGGCAAAAATAGTGTTTGAAAAGCAGGTCAAGACGTTTGAgtctggtctcatctgacccgACCACCTTTTCCGTGTCTGGCTCGTGAAGCTCTGCAGATCCTCTTCAGAGCTTCCATGGGCCTtacctggcctgtcagtttgtgTACATGTCCGGGTCTTGGCAGGTCTGCTGCTGATCTCTCCGTGCTCAGAGGATGGAataaacagagctctgtgagatgttcagagTTTGGGATATTGTCCTGTAAACCAAACGTCTCCACAGTttcctccctgacctgtttgccgtgttccttggtcttcgcGACGTTGTCCGagtccttcacagaacagcaggaTTTATGATCCAGTTACTCACAGCTGGACTAATTAACTGTTTGCTAATTAGGGGGCTTCTTGCACTGGAATCTATTTAGGAATATATAGATTAAAGGGggctaaataaattaaaaaaacatgtttttgttgtaaaaacaaGTAATGAAAACCacgtatcattttccttccatttcatatttatgcactactttgtgtttaatACAGTTGTTATAAAGTGACAAACAGTGAAAAAGCCTGTGAATACTTTGGTAGTACGATCCTAAagtcttccatctgtctccgCTTCCAAGCAGCAACATAAAATTTAGAGGTTTAAGTTAACCTAGTTTTGCAAtctttcaaagtttttatttggACTTTCAACTTTTTGCAATTcagtttcagtgttttttgAGTGGTCAGTTGATTTGTAGTGGATCAGGCATAAAGatgctagggctgggcaataaattgatttaatcgCTTAAATCGAATTTTCAATCtattaacatttaatttttggaaaatctggattttattttgcaaatacactcattgggcttccatgaagagaacagcagcagcgcTGAAAATATGtctaggaaaatatattgtcaaaatattgtaaaaaggaAACTTCTTTATCACagggcactttaatttattcttttacttttataaGTTAATTTGAAGCTACACAAGTAAAATGAAGCCTGTTAGCTCATTGCTAGCAGCAcactttgttatatttttattgtttacaacAAGCTGTTTAtaagctttttctttctttttgtgaaatgaaaaggaggtaaaaaaaaattgattaatccgatttggtttattaaaatctgagattttattttcaagccatATTGCCCAGTTCTAAAAGATTTTCCCCTATTTCAGTAAAAACACCACTTTCAGATGGTGCTCGTTTGTTAGAGATGGTTTACACATCTCCTCAACTTTAAGGATTTTTACACAACGCAATATTGTCTTGAACAAAAAAATTAGTGAAAATGTGACCAAAGCCTaaagaaaataattgaaaaGCCTCCAGAAAGGCCAAAGAAGTAGTGATCAAAAGCATTTTGAAagattacactgcaaaaacagaactaaagataagtaaaatgttcttaaagttagtgtatatgtccttgatttgagcaggtaaataagatgatctgccaatagaataagatttctgcacttaaaataggaacaattcatctccatcatcttatttcaagtgtaggatgtctaattatcttattttaggggtcaaaatactcattccattggcaaataatcttatttacctgctcaaatcaaggacaaatacactaactttaagaacatttttacttatttttagatccgtttttgcagtgtagaagaaAATCTGGCTGTTTAGGAGCAAAAAGAGCGAAGCAGTGAGGGGTGGCATGCAGTGGCTTAAATGACAGGATGCTGGTCATCATTGACTTTAATGTCTTTTCCATCCAGGTGACAAAAACAATTACACTTCTTAAATCTCTTTGAGCACAGAACGAGTTACACCAACCTGTTCCTGCGTTTCAGGTGCGCATCTTTGCCAACCGCTTCCGCTCTGACCAGAAGGCCGACCTGGCAGCCATCCGCATCGCCTCGTTGAACCCCATCCTGGATCCCTGGATCTACATCCTCCTCAGGAGGTCCCTGTTCCGCCGCCTGCTCAGCCGGTCCCGCCGGTGCGACAGCCCCACCAACAACAACGCCCCGCCTTCGCCTCAGAGCGACCTGCTGTATCCGGAAATGCTGAAGGAGAACTGCGTGTTCACTCAGCTGATGTGCAACGCCAACATCATCACGCAGCTGCCCGCCTCCGTCAGGTTCTCGCCGTTTGACTCGGAGGTCCTCTGCCAGACCTGAAGCTTTGCAAACCGGCGGACGGCAGACGTGAGCAGCTGCAgggaagcagagagagagagagcgggaCGGAGGAGCTGAGACGGCTGCAGGAATCTCCATCCTGAGAGGACATGCAGGTCATCAGGATCAGCTTTGTTCGCCAAGTTTCTGCGCACAAACAAGGAGTTTGACTTCAGTTGCACTCtgctctcaatgaagacatttaaattatgaatgcagaaatagctttttttttgtttgtttctaaatTTTTATACATGCAGAGTTTTCACCAAAGAGAACATTAGTAAATGGGTGCTTATAGTATGGTACCCTGATGGTCACAGTTTCATCAGCCTGACAGCCTGGGTGGGAGGAAACTGTTTTTCTGTGGCGGCTCTGTAGCGCCGCCCTGGAGGTAAACGTCGggacagtttgtgtgcaggatgcaTTGGGTCTGCAGAGAGGCCAGCCGCCTTATCCCTAAACCCCAGACCTGTGCAGGTTCTGGATGGAGGTGAGGTCAGCCGTGATGGATGAACtcaggacagactgaatgaaGGCAGTGAGGAAAAGGACCAGCAGCTCCCGTGGAAGGTTGAACTCCTTGAATAGAAAGTTCTGCCTTCTTCCAGACAGCGTGAACGTGTGAGGACCCGGTCTGGTTCCCCAGACTG
The Fundulus heteroclitus isolate FHET01 chromosome 9, MU-UCD_Fhet_4.1, whole genome shotgun sequence genome window above contains:
- the LOC105916546 gene encoding prostaglandin E2 receptor EP4 subtype, which translates into the protein MRSQIHRRPMPISDASFWLTLAMTPNFTHGSVPTNESLRQRSDNSTEMALPVFMFAGGAIGNLIAILVLSVSRQEKKSSAFFSLVRGLAVTDLLGTCLASPFTIANYLDQHVLRSRHFCEFDSFLLLFFGLTGLSIICAMAAERYLAICCPYRYQRWGVDRGFAQKLLFLIYISHILFCCLPMMGISRSELQPPGTWCFIDWKTPEPVAAAYSVLYGAVSLLLILGTIVLNLTVCGALLLMRRRTVQRPVARASVRQRWKALSSAAETQMMAVLVMTSVVVLACSAPLVVRIFANRFRSDQKADLAAIRIASLNPILDPWIYILLRRSLFRRLLSRSRRCDSPTNNNAPPSPQSDLLYPEMLKENCVFTQLMCNANIITQLPASVRFSPFDSEVLCQT